The Antennarius striatus isolate MH-2024 chromosome 20, ASM4005453v1, whole genome shotgun sequence genome includes a region encoding these proteins:
- the LOC137587679 gene encoding B-type lectin plumieribetin-like, which produces MSRNFISKNDELRLGDFLISNNGQWKAVFQEDGNLVVYGWKLVWDSDTKGLNPFRLRMQEDCNLVMYREDGEPVWQANCAKDRPEMCRLCLTDDGKLVVNREAKEIWNSAKSKGIK; this is translated from the exons ATGAGCAGGAATTTTATATCCAAAAATGATGAGCTGCGCCTTGGAGACTTCCTGATCTCCAACAACGGACAGTGGAAGGCGGTTTTCCAG GAGGATGGAAACCTTGTGGTCTATGGCTGGAAGCTTGTGTGGGACTCTGACACCAAAGGATTGAACCCATTTCGTCTGCGCATGCAGGAAGACTGTAACCTGGTTATGTACCGCGAGGATGGGGAACCAGTGTGGCAGGCCAACTGCGCTAAAGACCGACCCGAAATGTGCCGCCTGTGTCTGACTGATGACGGCAAGTTGGTGGTGAACAGGGAGGCAAAGGAGATCTGGAACTCCGCCAAGAGCAAAGGCATTAAGTGA